DNA sequence from the Sphingomonas taxi genome:
CGAGCGATTCGACATAATCGACCTGACAGCCGCGGACGAGATCGAGGCTGACGCTGTCGACCACCAGCCGCACGCCGTCGGTCTCGGCGACGGTGTCGTCGCCCTCGGGCGCCTCGGCGAAGCCGAACTTGTACTGGAACCCCGAACAGCCGCCGCCATCCACCGACAGGCGGAGGATCGCGGGCTTGTTCTGCTTGCCGGCGATCGCCGCGACACGCTTCGCCGCGGCAGGGGTGAGCAGGATCTCGGGAGACGTGGCCATGTTTGCGAGATAGGCGCGGCAAGGGCGCGGGGCAACAGGGGATGGCGGTGGTCGGCCGCGGC
Encoded proteins:
- the erpA gene encoding iron-sulfur cluster insertion protein ErpA; its protein translation is MATSPEILLTPAAAKRVAAIAGKQNKPAILRLSVDGGGCSGFQYKFGFAEAPEGDDTVAETDGVRLVVDSVSLDLVRGCQVDYVESLGGAAFRVENPNAASGCGCGSSFAI